From one Paramormyrops kingsleyae isolate MSU_618 chromosome 1, PKINGS_0.4, whole genome shotgun sequence genomic stretch:
- the LOC111846836 gene encoding FERM and PDZ domain-containing protein 4 isoform X3, with product MDVFSFVKMAKLPGHRSKSTGWPPPSGTWTASSAPPYGWDMTSSREGRDCFINYGSQSGSLEEVRLEGGPLVPPAPRKVEMRRDPVLGFGFVAGSEKPVVVRSVTPGGPSEGKLVPGDQIIMINDEAVSSAPRERVIDLVRSCKESIVLTVVQPYPCPKSAFISAAKKAKLKSNPVKVRFAEEVIVNGQVPETVKDNSLLFMPNVLKVYLENGQTKSFRFDSNTSIKDVILTLQEKLSIKSIEQFSLVLEQRGEGAPSKMQLLHEQEMLSQVTQRPGSHKMKCFFRLSFVPKDPIDLLRRDAVAFEYLYVQSCNDVVLERFGPELKYDMALRLAALQMYILTVTTKQTQKVSIKYIEKEWGLALFLPPAVLSSMKEKNIKKALTHILKTNQNLVPPGKKLTALQAKVQYLKYLSDLRLYGGRVFKSTLLQGEKHTEVTLLVGPRYGISHVINTKTNLVALLADFSHVNRIEMFTEDEMNVRVELHVLDVKPITLLMDSSDAMNLACLTAGYYRLLVDSRRSIFNVANRSNTGSVDSDQDPRRKINLQAAEWTYSTSFSGSEDSSINKEQLYNNDSEFQDCAGSEHGLTPIYITDIQEAHHAAQMGERGNRVSHTQPFLSVPKNNIQESPRSAKVSFIFGDPPLDSINPQNLGYERLLDESPEILDEHRSMYFQNEEDFKTMDPSRDGLGFQYGTHSVYSNISDGKIFGNAEGIEEPLLHDICYAETTDDAEDEDDVSCEEDSVMGEMNKTMFLKLSGSSDDIIDLTTLPPPEGNDEEENDVLLHSLNLAIAAPPPGFRDSSDEEEHQAAQITEPKGLGASDDIPVSLIDAVPTQVEGGSEAALDDAVVSTLQALEALAASEEQSHQQSANSSGVAISRAFSPESSSDSGNETNSSEMTENSELAAAQKHSESSTRLFVGTTEGYQPLLEEKAEFPISDQDPTLKMSNISGHQEEEQQSAGASSKQIIHSDDIEMEPETMETKSVTDYFSQMHMGTLVNSCNSKRKGKLGEADSRRHFDTNTTGKRQLKALDPGNEEHQQMGKFNTFSARETHRMSLFDLERTSFREKSQRWQAFSENKMANIALSGSVSIRALLRGRLGLKDSEKETDKNSASETRKDESLPPDSVHIPLDKELNKPKPTNVAGEEHHESTQIPSEQPVGRLCDYHLAKRLTSLQSDSSYSLQSSQCSSLDAGCNMGSSSCATPMDSPHCIGDTKKGLGFTMSEEKAHGMSSHILQGKDLHPNMDPSVLQKMLPNAHASAASEPTVGSLQDGSHRMPKIKETTACTELEMARRGDSVSKQVEGKPVLPSSNISADSNVPKLESTDFPKRNLSQAPSSSLSSCDSDTGGPKKHWMSRRSSGSIEPPAFDKTKTTTGGMSFQLPQISITKLQKRARRLRKNHSQGSGTWHSTASAGRKACRRASLMLPVPKDTKQFRSLPKLDTSNWTCHGPFSHCFLKHRRTVDEDEDSRGTPLQNYAFQSPKGPQITSPKGALDIASPVSGEQLYPDINLNGMTFSARLARVNVLKDTMYSFPTGFMVAQRDARELIALLRSSIGTADGMLPEIQGANLNQYVQLLAMESKELGSTCRKMALAHKSAEEMVLAMTCSFQVLCCLTEACMCLVKGMAEEVQQREVVAIVDEVVMNYICLLKAAEAASANAANDHNIKALARHSTSMSTIINALTRSLKALLNK from the exons ATGGACGTGTTCAGCTTCGTGAAGATGGCAAAGTTGCCGGG CCACAGATCCAAATCCACGGGCTGGCCACCCCCTTCCGGGACCTGGACCGCCTCTTCAGCACCCCCCTACGGATGGGACATGACCTCCAGTAGAGAGGGGAGAGACTGCTTCATTAA CTACGGGTCCCAGAGCGGCTCGCTGGAGGAGGTCCGTCTAGAGGGTGGGCCCTTGGTACCACCAGCACCCCGCAAGGTGGAGATGAGACGAGACCCTGTACTTGGCTTTGGCTTCGTGGCAGGCAGCGAGAAACCAGTGGTGGTCCGTTCTGTTACCCCAG GGGGTCCCTCAGAGGGCAAACTTGTACCGGGTGACCAGATCATCATGATCAACGATGAGGCAGTCAGCAGCGCACCCAGGGAGCGAGTCATCGACCTCGTCAG GAGCTGCAAGGAATCCATTGTCCTGACGGTGGTGCAACCTTACCCT TGCCCCAAGTCGGCGTTCATCAGTGCTGCAAAAAAGGCGAAGTTAAAGTCAAACCCAGTGAAAGTGCGCTTTGCAGAGGAGGTCATTGTAAACGGTCAGGTCCCG GAAACAGTCAAGGACAACTCACTACTTTTCATGCCAAATGTCCTGAAGGTGTATCTGGAGAATGGACAGACAAAGTCCTTTCGCTTTGATAGCAACACTTCCATAAAA GATGTTATCCTGACTCTGCAAGAAAAACTGTCTATTAAGAGCATCGAACAGTTCTCTCTGGTGCTAGAGCAGCGGGGCGAAGGGGCTCCGAGCAAAATGCAGCTCCTTCATGAGCAGGAGATGTTGTCTCAG GTGACACAGCGGCCAGGGTCTCACAAGATGAAATGCTTCTTCAGACTCAGCTTTGTCCCGAAGGATCCCATCGACCTTCTAAGAAGGGATGCAGTGGCTTTCGAATACCTCTATGTTCAG AGCTGCAATGATGTGGTGCTGGAGCGCTTTGGGCCGGAGCTGAAGTACGATATGGCACTGAGACTAGCTGCCCTGCAGATGTACATCCTCACAGTCACCACCAAACAGACACAGAAGGTCTCCATCAAATATATCGA GAAGGAATGGGGTTTAGCTCTCTTCTTGCCCCCTGCTGTGCTGTCCAGCATGAAGGAGAAGAACATCAAGAAAGCCTTGACACACATCCTCAAGACCAATCAGAATCTCGTACCACCGGGCAAGAAG TTAACTGCTTTACAAGCAAAGGTGCAGTATCTGAAGTACCTCAGTGATCTGAGACTATATGGGGGACGCGTCTTCAAATCCACCCTACTA CAGGGAGAAAAGCATACCGAGGTCACGCTGCTCGTCGGTCCCCGGTATGGCATCAGTCATGTGATCAACACCAAGACCAACCTGGTGGCTCTGTTGGCCGATTTCAGTCATGTGAACCGCATCGAGATGTTCACGGAGGATGAGATGAATGTCAGAGTGGAGCTACATGTTCTTGACGTCAAG CCAATCACTCTCTTAATGGACTCCAGTGATGCCATGAATTTAGCCTGCCTGACAGCTGGATACTACAGATTGCTAGTGGACTCGAGACGCTCAATCTTCAACGTGGCTAACAGAAGTAACACAGGGAGCGTGGACTCTG ACCAAGATCCGAGACGCAAGATTAACCTTCAAGCTGCTGAGTGGACATACAGCACGTCCTTTAGCGGCAGTGAAGACTCCAGCATAAACAAGGAACAGTTGTACAACAACGATTCAGAGTTTCAGGACTGTGCAGGCAGTGAACATGGACTTACTCCCATTTATATCACAGACATCCAGGAGGCACATCATGCAGCACAGATGGGGGAGAGAGGGAACAGAGTTTCTCACACCCAGCCATTCCTTTCTGTCCCTAAAAACAACATCCAGGAGTCTCCCCGAAGCGCCAAGGTGTCCTTCATTTTTGGAGACCCCCCTTTAGATAGCATCAATCCCCAGAACCTGGGGTACGAGCGGTTATTGGACGAAAGCCCTGAAATCCTAGATGAACACAGATCCATGTACTTCCAAAATGAGGAGGACTTTAAGACTATGGATCCATCTAGGGATGGATTAGGGTTTCAGTACGGCACCCACTCAGTCTACAGCAACATAAGCGATGGAAAAATCTTCGGGAATGCAGAGGGCATCGAGGAGCCCCTGCTCCATGACATCTGCTATGCGGAAACCACAGACGAcgcagaggatgaagatgatgttAGCTGCGAGGAGGACAGCGTGATGGGAGAGATGAACAAGACAATGTTCCTCAAACTGTCAGGCTCTAGTGATGACATCATTGACTTAACCACCCTCCCTCCACCAGAGGGCAATGATGAGGAAGAAAACGATGTTCTCCTGCATTCTCTCAACCTAGCCATCGCCGCTCCCCCACCCGGGTTCAGGGACAGCTCAGATGAAGAGGAGCACCAGGCCGCACAGATCACAGAACCCAAAGGACTGGGTGCGAGTGACGACATTCCAGTGTCACTAATTGATGCAGTCCCTACACAGGTGGAAGGTGGCAGCGAGGCAGCCCTGGACGATGCTGTCGTTTCCACCTTACAGGCGCTGGAGGCTCTTGCTGCATCGGAGGAACAGTCACACCAACAATCAGCCAATAGCTCAG GTGTAGCGATTTCTCGGGCCTTTAGCCCAGAGTCGTCTTCAGATTCTGGAAATGAGACAAACTCATCTGAAATGACTGAAAACTCAGAGCTTGCAGCAGCCCAGAAGCACTCAGAAAGCTCCACACGCTTATTTGTAGGTACCACCGAGGGCTATCAGCCTCTCCTTGAAGAAAAAGCAGAGTTTCCCATTTCTGACCAAGACCCCACCCTGAAAATGAGCAACATTTCAGGTCACCAGGAAGAAGAGCAGCAGTCAGCAGGTGCTTCTTCAAAACAGATTATTCACTCAGACGACATCGAAATGGAGCCTGAAACTATGGAAACCAAATCTGTGACGGATTATTTCAGTCAAATGCACATGGGTACACTGGTGAATTCCTGCAACAGCAAACGAAAAGGGAAACTGGGTGAGGCAGATTCTAGGAGGCACTTTGATACAAATACCACTGGGAAGCGGCAGTTAAAGGCACTTGACCCTGGCAACGAAGAACATCAACAGATGGGGAAATTCAACACCTTCAGTGCAAGAGAAACTCACCGCATGAGCCTCTTCGACCTCGAACGCACCTCATTTCGTGAAAAAAGCCAAAGATGGCAGGCGTTTTCTGAAAACAAAATGGCAAACATTGCCCTCTCTGGGTCGGTGAGTATCCGCGCTTTGCTGCGAGGCAGATTAGGCCTCAAAGACTCTGAGAAGGAAACAGATAAGAACAGTGCCTCTGAGACTCGAAAGGACGAAAGCCTTCCCCCGGACAGTGTGCATATCCCCCTTGACAAGGAACTCAATAAACCTAAGCCAACAAACGTAGCAGGTGAGGAACACCATGAATCAACACAGATCCCATCAGAGCAGCCCGTGGGCCGCCTGTGTGACTATCACCTAGCTAAGCGCCTGACATCCTTGCAAAGCGACAGTAGCTATTCTCTCCAGAGCTCACAGTGTTCTTCCCTTGATGCTGGGTGTAACATGGGGAGTAGCAGCTGTGCCACACCTATGGATTCACCCCATTGCATTGGTGACACCAAGAAAGGCCTCGGTTTCACAATGTCCGAGGAGAAGGCCCACGGTATGTCAAGCCACATACTTCAAGGGAAGGATCTCCATCCAAATATGGATCCTTCAGTTCTCCAGAAGATGCTGCCTAATGCACATGCATCTGCTGCCTCTGAACCCACAGTTGGCTCTTTGCAAGATGGGTCTCATCGGATGCCTAAGATTAAAGAAACCACAG CTTGCACAGAGCTCGAGATGGCACGAAGAGGAGATTCTGTCTCCAAACAGGTCGAAGGCAAGCCCGTGCTGCCATCATCTAACATTAGCGCAGATTCCAATGTGCCAAAACTGGAGTCTACCGACTTCCCAAAAAGAAACCTTAGCCAGGCACCGTCCTCCAGCTTATCCTCATGCGATTCCGACACAGGTGGCCCCAAGAAACACTGGATGTCAAGGAGGAGCTCTGGCAGCATCGAACCCCCGGCGTTtgacaaaaccaaaaccaccACCGGCGGCATGAGCTTTCAGCTTCCCCAAATCTCCATCACCAAACTGCAGAAAAGAGCAAGGAGGCTACGCAAGAATCACTCCCAGGGCTCAGGCACCTGGCATTCAACGGCCTCCGCTGGCAGGAAGGCCTGCAGAAGGGCTTCCCTCATGCTTCCCGTGCCAAAGGATACTAAGCAGTTCCGATCTTTGCCAAAACTGGACACCAGCAACTGGACATGCCATGGGCCTTTCAGCCATTGCTTCCTCAAACATAGACGCACGGTTGACGAGGATGAAGACAGCAGAGGGACGCCCCTGCAGAATTACGCATTTCAGTCTCCCAAAGGGCCACAGATCACGTCCCCCAAAGGGGCACTGGATATCGCCTCCCCTGTAAGTGGGGAGCAGCTTTACCCAGACATCAACCTGAATGGCATGACCTTCAGTGCCCGGCTGGCCCGTGTCAATGTCCTGAAGGACACAATGTACAGCTTCCCCACGGGCTTCATGGTGGCACAGAGGGATGCCAGGGAGCTGATTGCCCTGCTGCGCTCCAGCATTGGAACAGCCGATGGAATGCTACCTGAGATCCAAGGGGCCAACCTGAACCAGTACGTACAGCTGCTTGCCATGGAGTCCAAGGAGCTGGGCAGCACCTGCAGGAAGATGGCGCTGGCCCACAAAAGTGCAGAGGAAATGGTTCTGGCCATGACATGCAGCTTCCAGGTACTCTGCTGCCTGACAGAGGCTTGCATGTGTCTAGTGAAGGGCATGGCTGAAGAGGTACAGCAACGTGAGGTGGTAGCTATAGTAGATGAAGTTGTCATGAACTACATATGCCTGCTGAAGGCCGCAGAGGCAGCTTCTGCCAATGCCGCTAATGACCACAACATCAAAGCTCTGGCACGGCACTCCACCTCCATGTCCACCATTATAAACGCACTGACACGCTCGCTCAAAGCACTCCTCAATAAGTAA
- the LOC111846836 gene encoding FERM and PDZ domain-containing protein 4 isoform X1 encodes MTSSREGRDCFINYGSQSGSLEEVRLEGGPLVPPAPRKVEMRRDPVLGFGFVAGSEKPVVVRSVTPGGPSEGKLVPGDQIIMINDEAVSSAPRERVIDLVRSCKESIVLTVVQPYPCPKSAFISAAKKAKLKSNPVKVRFAEEVIVNGQVPETVKDNSLLFMPNVLKVYLENGQTKSFRFDSNTSIKDVILTLQEKLSIKSIEQFSLVLEQRGEGAPSKMQLLHEQEMLSQVTQRPGSHKMKCFFRLSFVPKDPIDLLRRDAVAFEYLYVQSCNDVVLERFGPELKYDMALRLAALQMYILTVTTKQTQKVSIKYIEKEWGLALFLPPAVLSSMKEKNIKKALTHILKTNQNLVPPGKKLTALQAKVQYLKYLSDLRLYGGRVFKSTLLQGEKHTEVTLLVGPRYGISHVINTKTNLVALLADFSHVNRIEMFTEDEMNVRVELHVLDVKPITLLMDSSDAMNLACLTAGYYRLLVDSRRSIFNVANRSNTGSVDSDQDPRRKINLQAAEWTYSTSFSGSEDSSINKEQLYNNDSEFQDCAGSEHGLTPIYITDIQEAHHAAQMGERGNRVSHTQPFLSVPKNNIQESPRSAKVSFIFGDPPLDSINPQNLGYERLLDESPEILDEHRSMYFQNEEDFKTMDPSRDGLGFQYGTHSVYSNISDGKIFGNAEGIEEPLLHDICYAETTDDAEDEDDVSCEEDSVMGEMNKTMFLKLSGSSDDIIDLTTLPPPEGNDEEENDVLLHSLNLAIAAPPPGFRDSSDEEEHQAAQITEPKGLGASDDIPVSLIDAVPTQVEGGSEAALDDAVVSTLQALEALAASEEQSHQQSANSSGVAISRAFSPESSSDSGNETNSSEMTENSELAAAQKHSESSTRLFVGTTEGYQPLLEEKAEFPISDQDPTLKMSNISGHQEEEQQSAGASSKQIIHSDDIEMEPETMETKSVTDYFSQMHMGTLVNSCNSKRKGKLGEADSRRHFDTNTTGKRQLKALDPGNEEHQQMGKFNTFSARETHRMSLFDLERTSFREKSQRWQAFSENKMANIALSGSVSIRALLRGRLGLKDSEKETDKNSASETRKDESLPPDSVHIPLDKELNKPKPTNVAGEEHHESTQIPSEQPVGRLCDYHLAKRLTSLQSDSSYSLQSSQCSSLDAGCNMGSSSCATPMDSPHCIGDTKKGLGFTMSEEKAHGMSSHILQGKDLHPNMDPSVLQKMLPNAHASAASEPTVGSLQDGSHRMPKIKETTGTPKRDNLFSDLYKKDQFIKPKTIPGSQAYRHFLRITVSQARESAKLQGMNACVSLRRKVNKHVHHNPVLFDLVQLKNNTNTQNPCMLPSTEPSEYTNVVQSVGAALSAGTSPRMYYSATFPTNLKESPDLHAQRCMNSLEVKYCIERRTSISGLGGKLEQGTDGEPILYQCKRNMHESIGRPLENIYSNQPPGEKDWFKDDCRSQHVVREMLNDSLCFSTTPSVACTELEMARRGDSVSKQVEGKPVLPSSNISADSNVPKLESTDFPKRNLSQAPSSSLSSCDSDTGGPKKHWMSRRSSGSIEPPAFDKTKTTTGGMSFQLPQISITKLQKRARRLRKNHSQGSGTWHSTASAGRKACRRASLMLPVPKDTKQFRSLPKLDTSNWTCHGPFSHCFLKHRRTVDEDEDSRGTPLQNYAFQSPKGPQITSPKGALDIASPVSGEQLYPDINLNGMTFSARLARVNVLKDTMYSFPTGFMVAQRDARELIALLRSSIGTADGMLPEIQGANLNQYVQLLAMESKELGSTCRKMALAHKSAEEMVLAMTCSFQVLCCLTEACMCLVKGMAEEVQQREVVAIVDEVVMNYICLLKAAEAASANAANDHNIKALARHSTSMSTIINALTRSLKALLNK; translated from the exons ATGACCTCCAGTAGAGAGGGGAGAGACTGCTTCATTAA CTACGGGTCCCAGAGCGGCTCGCTGGAGGAGGTCCGTCTAGAGGGTGGGCCCTTGGTACCACCAGCACCCCGCAAGGTGGAGATGAGACGAGACCCTGTACTTGGCTTTGGCTTCGTGGCAGGCAGCGAGAAACCAGTGGTGGTCCGTTCTGTTACCCCAG GGGGTCCCTCAGAGGGCAAACTTGTACCGGGTGACCAGATCATCATGATCAACGATGAGGCAGTCAGCAGCGCACCCAGGGAGCGAGTCATCGACCTCGTCAG GAGCTGCAAGGAATCCATTGTCCTGACGGTGGTGCAACCTTACCCT TGCCCCAAGTCGGCGTTCATCAGTGCTGCAAAAAAGGCGAAGTTAAAGTCAAACCCAGTGAAAGTGCGCTTTGCAGAGGAGGTCATTGTAAACGGTCAGGTCCCG GAAACAGTCAAGGACAACTCACTACTTTTCATGCCAAATGTCCTGAAGGTGTATCTGGAGAATGGACAGACAAAGTCCTTTCGCTTTGATAGCAACACTTCCATAAAA GATGTTATCCTGACTCTGCAAGAAAAACTGTCTATTAAGAGCATCGAACAGTTCTCTCTGGTGCTAGAGCAGCGGGGCGAAGGGGCTCCGAGCAAAATGCAGCTCCTTCATGAGCAGGAGATGTTGTCTCAG GTGACACAGCGGCCAGGGTCTCACAAGATGAAATGCTTCTTCAGACTCAGCTTTGTCCCGAAGGATCCCATCGACCTTCTAAGAAGGGATGCAGTGGCTTTCGAATACCTCTATGTTCAG AGCTGCAATGATGTGGTGCTGGAGCGCTTTGGGCCGGAGCTGAAGTACGATATGGCACTGAGACTAGCTGCCCTGCAGATGTACATCCTCACAGTCACCACCAAACAGACACAGAAGGTCTCCATCAAATATATCGA GAAGGAATGGGGTTTAGCTCTCTTCTTGCCCCCTGCTGTGCTGTCCAGCATGAAGGAGAAGAACATCAAGAAAGCCTTGACACACATCCTCAAGACCAATCAGAATCTCGTACCACCGGGCAAGAAG TTAACTGCTTTACAAGCAAAGGTGCAGTATCTGAAGTACCTCAGTGATCTGAGACTATATGGGGGACGCGTCTTCAAATCCACCCTACTA CAGGGAGAAAAGCATACCGAGGTCACGCTGCTCGTCGGTCCCCGGTATGGCATCAGTCATGTGATCAACACCAAGACCAACCTGGTGGCTCTGTTGGCCGATTTCAGTCATGTGAACCGCATCGAGATGTTCACGGAGGATGAGATGAATGTCAGAGTGGAGCTACATGTTCTTGACGTCAAG CCAATCACTCTCTTAATGGACTCCAGTGATGCCATGAATTTAGCCTGCCTGACAGCTGGATACTACAGATTGCTAGTGGACTCGAGACGCTCAATCTTCAACGTGGCTAACAGAAGTAACACAGGGAGCGTGGACTCTG ACCAAGATCCGAGACGCAAGATTAACCTTCAAGCTGCTGAGTGGACATACAGCACGTCCTTTAGCGGCAGTGAAGACTCCAGCATAAACAAGGAACAGTTGTACAACAACGATTCAGAGTTTCAGGACTGTGCAGGCAGTGAACATGGACTTACTCCCATTTATATCACAGACATCCAGGAGGCACATCATGCAGCACAGATGGGGGAGAGAGGGAACAGAGTTTCTCACACCCAGCCATTCCTTTCTGTCCCTAAAAACAACATCCAGGAGTCTCCCCGAAGCGCCAAGGTGTCCTTCATTTTTGGAGACCCCCCTTTAGATAGCATCAATCCCCAGAACCTGGGGTACGAGCGGTTATTGGACGAAAGCCCTGAAATCCTAGATGAACACAGATCCATGTACTTCCAAAATGAGGAGGACTTTAAGACTATGGATCCATCTAGGGATGGATTAGGGTTTCAGTACGGCACCCACTCAGTCTACAGCAACATAAGCGATGGAAAAATCTTCGGGAATGCAGAGGGCATCGAGGAGCCCCTGCTCCATGACATCTGCTATGCGGAAACCACAGACGAcgcagaggatgaagatgatgttAGCTGCGAGGAGGACAGCGTGATGGGAGAGATGAACAAGACAATGTTCCTCAAACTGTCAGGCTCTAGTGATGACATCATTGACTTAACCACCCTCCCTCCACCAGAGGGCAATGATGAGGAAGAAAACGATGTTCTCCTGCATTCTCTCAACCTAGCCATCGCCGCTCCCCCACCCGGGTTCAGGGACAGCTCAGATGAAGAGGAGCACCAGGCCGCACAGATCACAGAACCCAAAGGACTGGGTGCGAGTGACGACATTCCAGTGTCACTAATTGATGCAGTCCCTACACAGGTGGAAGGTGGCAGCGAGGCAGCCCTGGACGATGCTGTCGTTTCCACCTTACAGGCGCTGGAGGCTCTTGCTGCATCGGAGGAACAGTCACACCAACAATCAGCCAATAGCTCAG GTGTAGCGATTTCTCGGGCCTTTAGCCCAGAGTCGTCTTCAGATTCTGGAAATGAGACAAACTCATCTGAAATGACTGAAAACTCAGAGCTTGCAGCAGCCCAGAAGCACTCAGAAAGCTCCACACGCTTATTTGTAGGTACCACCGAGGGCTATCAGCCTCTCCTTGAAGAAAAAGCAGAGTTTCCCATTTCTGACCAAGACCCCACCCTGAAAATGAGCAACATTTCAGGTCACCAGGAAGAAGAGCAGCAGTCAGCAGGTGCTTCTTCAAAACAGATTATTCACTCAGACGACATCGAAATGGAGCCTGAAACTATGGAAACCAAATCTGTGACGGATTATTTCAGTCAAATGCACATGGGTACACTGGTGAATTCCTGCAACAGCAAACGAAAAGGGAAACTGGGTGAGGCAGATTCTAGGAGGCACTTTGATACAAATACCACTGGGAAGCGGCAGTTAAAGGCACTTGACCCTGGCAACGAAGAACATCAACAGATGGGGAAATTCAACACCTTCAGTGCAAGAGAAACTCACCGCATGAGCCTCTTCGACCTCGAACGCACCTCATTTCGTGAAAAAAGCCAAAGATGGCAGGCGTTTTCTGAAAACAAAATGGCAAACATTGCCCTCTCTGGGTCGGTGAGTATCCGCGCTTTGCTGCGAGGCAGATTAGGCCTCAAAGACTCTGAGAAGGAAACAGATAAGAACAGTGCCTCTGAGACTCGAAAGGACGAAAGCCTTCCCCCGGACAGTGTGCATATCCCCCTTGACAAGGAACTCAATAAACCTAAGCCAACAAACGTAGCAGGTGAGGAACACCATGAATCAACACAGATCCCATCAGAGCAGCCCGTGGGCCGCCTGTGTGACTATCACCTAGCTAAGCGCCTGACATCCTTGCAAAGCGACAGTAGCTATTCTCTCCAGAGCTCACAGTGTTCTTCCCTTGATGCTGGGTGTAACATGGGGAGTAGCAGCTGTGCCACACCTATGGATTCACCCCATTGCATTGGTGACACCAAGAAAGGCCTCGGTTTCACAATGTCCGAGGAGAAGGCCCACGGTATGTCAAGCCACATACTTCAAGGGAAGGATCTCCATCCAAATATGGATCCTTCAGTTCTCCAGAAGATGCTGCCTAATGCACATGCATCTGCTGCCTCTGAACCCACAGTTGGCTCTTTGCAAGATGGGTCTCATCGGATGCCTAAGATTAAAGAAACCACAGGTACACCCAAAAGGGATAATCTTTTCTCTGATCTCTATAAGAAGGATCAGTTTATTAAACCCAAAACTATACCAGGGAGTCAGGCCTATAGGCACTTCTTACGCATAACTGTAAGCCAGGCACGAGAAAGCGCTAAACTGCAGGGTATGAACGCATGTGTTAGCCTAAGAAGGAAGGTTAACAAGCATGTCCATCACAATCCAGTATTATTTGATTtagttcaattaaaaaataacaccAACACACAAAACCCCTGCATGCTGCCCTCCACTGAACCCTCTGAGTACACAAATGTGGTACAGTCTGTTGGAGCTGCCTTAAGCGCAGGTACCAGTCCCAGAATGTACTACTCTGCTACTTTTCCCACTAACTTGAAGGAAAGTCCCGATTTGCATGCTCAGAGATGCATGAACAGTCTTGAAGTTAAGTACTGTATCGAGAGGAGAACCTCAATTTCCGGCCTTGGAGGCAAATTAGAGCAAGGCACTGATGGTGAACCAATTCTGTACCAGTGTAAGAGGAACATGCACGAGAGTATTGGTAGGCCCTTGGAAAACATATACAGCAATCAGCCGCCTGGTGAGAAGGACTGGTTCAAGGATGATTGCAGATCGCAGCATGTTGTCAGGGAAATGCTTAATGATTCTCTGTGTTTTTCTACTACCCCTAGTGTAGCTTGCACAGAGCTCGAGATGGCACGAAGAGGAGATTCTGTCTCCAAACAGGTCGAAGGCAAGCCCGTGCTGCCATCATCTAACATTAGCGCAGATTCCAATGTGCCAAAACTGGAGTCTACCGACTTCCCAAAAAGAAACCTTAGCCAGGCACCGTCCTCCAGCTTATCCTCATGCGATTCCGACACAGGTGGCCCCAAGAAACACTGGATGTCAAGGAGGAGCTCTGGCAGCATCGAACCCCCGGCGTTtgacaaaaccaaaaccaccACCGGCGGCATGAGCTTTCAGCTTCCCCAAATCTCCATCACCAAACTGCAGAAAAGAGCAAGGAGGCTACGCAAGAATCACTCCCAGGGCTCAGGCACCTGGCATTCAACGGCCTCCGCTGGCAGGAAGGCCTGCAGAAGGGCTTCCCTCATGCTTCCCGTGCCAAAGGATACTAAGCAGTTCCGATCTTTGCCAAAACTGGACACCAGCAACTGGACATGCCATGGGCCTTTCAGCCATTGCTTCCTCAAACATAGACGCACGGTTGACGAGGATGAAGACAGCAGAGGGACGCCCCTGCAGAATTACGCATTTCAGTCTCCCAAAGGGCCACAGATCACGTCCCCCAAAGGGGCACTGGATATCGCCTCCCCTGTAAGTGGGGAGCAGCTTTACCCAGACATCAACCTGAATGGCATGACCTTCAGTGCCCGGCTGGCCCGTGTCAATGTCCTGAAGGACACAATGTACAGCTTCCCCACGGGCTTCATGGTGGCACAGAGGGATGCCAGGGAGCTGATTGCCCTGCTGCGCTCCAGCATTGGAACAGCCGATGGAATGCTACCTGAGATCCAAGGGGCCAACCTGAACCAGTACGTACAGCTGCTTGCCATGGAGTCCAAGGAGCTGGGCAGCACCTGCAGGAAGATGGCGCTGGCCCACAAAAGTGCAGAGGAAATGGTTCTGGCCATGACATGCAGCTTCCAGGTACTCTGCTGCCTGACAGAGGCTTGCATGTGTCTAGTGAAGGGCATGGCTGAAGAGGTACAGCAACGTGAGGTGGTAGCTATAGTAGATGAAGTTGTCATGAACTACATATGCCTGCTGAAGGCCGCAGAGGCAGCTTCTGCCAATGCCGCTAATGACCACAACATCAAAGCTCTGGCACGGCACTCCACCTCCATGTCCACCATTATAAACGCACTGACACGCTCGCTCAAAGCACTCCTCAATAAGTAA